The genomic interval AACGCCTGAAACAGGAGGTTCTGGATGACCCGCAGGCGCTTGTCGAGGCACTAGCAGCAGAATTCAAGTCCGGGGAAGTTGATGCCGACGAAAGTTAAGGCATTACCCCCTCCTGTTGTGATGTATGAGTGGCAAACCGTTGAGGTGCCTGACGTACGTCAGACGAAATTTGATGCGGCGCTAACCCGCAGCCTGCATGAGCAGAACGACCTCATGCTTGACGTTCAATGGCTTCAAGGCGACCGTGCACGAATCACAAGTCGCTCCTGGGTAGGCGTCGTTCGGTTCGAGACCTTCGAGGTCAGAGTTGTCCCCAAATTCGTTGGCGGGAACCTCGGCATCTTGCAGATGCTGGATTACACTCACGGCCTCGACTCGATTCGCAGGCTGGAGGCTCTGCAGCACCTCGAGGGGGACGGCGACAGCCTGGTGGATTTGGTTTGCTGGCTGCTGGCGGACCAATGTGAGTATGTACTTCGCCATGGCCTGCTAAGCGATTACGTGACCCATGAAGAGACCCTCAGCGCACCGCGAGGGCGTCTTCAGATCGACCGGCAAATCCGTCTCCACTATGGTCAGGTCGATAGACTCGAATGCCGATTTGACGAATACGAGTCCGACATTCTCGAAAATCGGATCTTAGCCGTTGCCCTTCGTAAGGCTCGTGCGGTTTGCAGGAACGAGCGGGTACGAGCGATGGTCAGGCACATCGAGCCACTGTTTTCCGAAGTGTGTCCCACGGATAACCTCGATCTTCAAACGACGCGTCAGCAACTCGCCTACCATCGTCGAAACGCGCATTACAAACGAGGGCACCATTGGGCTTTTCTACTTCTCGGAGGCGGTGCCATCAAGGATGTTTACACGGCCGGCCTGGCGGAGGCCTTCGCTTTCATGTTTGATATGAACCGCCTGTTCGAGGAATTTGTGGAAAGGCTCTTGCAGAATGCCTTTCAGGGCACGGAGCACCGCGTCAGCCCACAGAGCCGTACGCACTCGATCGTTGTGGACGAGAAAGGCAAGAACTATTCCACGGTGATCCCAGACCTATTGCTCAAGTCCGGTATGGGTAGTGCGGCGCGAATCGTACCGATCGATAGCAAGTACAAGCTTTACTCGGACCATAAGGTGTCGCCAAGCGACATTTACCAGGCATTTCTATACGCGTACGCCTTCGCCGCCCCGGGAAGCTTGCCAACCGCTGGCATCATCTTTCCAGCCGTTGAAGAGGCAAGAGGATTCAACCTCGCGGTACAGACCACCAAGGGAAGCGTGGGGGGCCGCATCCACGGCTTTGGAATCGACATTCCGACTGTATTAAGCCGAATACGAGAGGCTCAGCCCGCAACTGCTATTGCTCGCGAGCTCGTGCGGGATCTGCTGGAACTTCTCGGGAGTGCGACTAAAGCTCAACCGGATATGGGGGCGGTGCCGGCGGTCGTGGCAGCGTGATCAGACCCAGCGAGGAAGGCGGCTTTGCAAGGCGAGCGCTGACTCCCGGATGGTGCCGGCCACGGCAGGCAGGGAGCGAGACGGTTGTCAGCTATCTATCGTCCGGGCTTACGGAGCGGGTCGATACCCCTGAGGTGAACCCTCCGGTGAGCCTCCCTCAGTTTCTGTACGAGATCGGCCGGCACCGATAGGTCGTATAACAGCAGGAACTCATAGTGGTTCGCGAGATCGTCGGCGTCAGCTCCTTTGAGCGTCCCCGTCGAGTTCCTCATAAGAGCGATTGTCCGAGCGCGTTGTGACAGCTGTCTGTCGCGCGTAAGCGGCGCCACGGAACGCCAACAAACGCATGTCATCAAGCTGCCACCGGTTGTACTCGTTGAGAATGCCTAATCAATTAGACGCCCAGATCTTCCCCCGTGACCCTTCGGCAAGCGCAATCCGGGTCGACAATCAAGGCAACCGGGCGGCACGCCTCCTTATCTTGGGCGAGGCCCCTGGGGCTGAGGAAGAACGACAGGGCAAGCCTTTTGTCGGCCCCGCGGGCAGTCTGCTCTTCGACCTGCTGTCAGAGATGGGCGTCTCTCGGGAGGATGTCTTCATGGCGAACGTCGTGCGGTTTCGGCCCTGGAGCCTTACCGCCGCAGGCAACCGTAAGGATCGAAAACCGAGCAAAAGGGAGATCGAAGCAGACGGGCGAGTGTTCAAGGAGGACCTCGCGGCGGTCCATCCGTCGGTAGTCCTCTCCTTGGGA from Candidatus Dormiibacterota bacterium carries:
- a CDS encoding uracil-DNA glycosylase, whose amino-acid sequence is MPNQLDAQIFPRDPSASAIRVDNQGNRAARLLILGEAPGAEEERQGKPFVGPAGSLLFDLLSEMGVSREDVFMANVVRFRPWSLTAAGNRKDRKPSKREIEADGRVFKEDLAAVHPSVVLSLGVTAARELGLNVRLGMTRLRGQQIDIGGIAIVPSFHPGYIRRDGRKKPLFIEDLQKCVRLLEDGSPRRVAPSA